A single window of Achromobacter xylosoxidans DNA harbors:
- a CDS encoding LysR family transcriptional regulator — protein MDSLSGIGVFVLVADTRSFAEAGRTLGVSPSAVGKSVARMEAHLKVRLFHRSTRHITLTPEGEKFLERCRRILCEVEAAELELSEAAGTPSGRLRVSLPRYSRLFEPAIATFMKQYPQVRLDLDFTDRMVDVIGEGYDAVVRSGEMQDSGLKRRRLGQFRRILAASPDYLARHGTPRRASDLQRHCCLHYRYPSTGKLEQWPLKTAAGAPAPELPLTLVCNSVETRIFLALGDLGIVCLPDFTIRQELASGRLVTVMDERTRGNATMWALWPASRHPSPKLRVFVDHLARHLFD, from the coding sequence ATGGACAGCCTGAGCGGTATCGGTGTTTTCGTGCTGGTGGCGGACACCCGCAGCTTCGCGGAGGCGGGGCGCACCCTGGGCGTGTCGCCGTCGGCGGTGGGCAAGAGCGTGGCGCGGATGGAGGCGCACCTGAAAGTGCGCCTGTTCCACCGCAGCACGCGCCACATCACCCTGACGCCCGAAGGCGAGAAGTTCCTGGAGCGGTGCCGCCGCATCCTGTGCGAAGTGGAGGCCGCCGAACTGGAGCTGTCCGAGGCCGCCGGCACGCCCAGCGGCCGCCTGCGCGTCAGCCTGCCGCGCTACAGCCGCCTGTTCGAGCCGGCCATCGCCACGTTCATGAAGCAGTATCCGCAGGTGCGGCTGGACCTGGATTTCACCGACCGGATGGTCGACGTGATCGGCGAGGGCTACGACGCCGTGGTGCGTTCCGGCGAGATGCAGGACTCGGGCCTGAAGCGCCGGCGCCTGGGGCAGTTCCGCCGCATCCTGGCGGCCTCGCCCGATTACCTGGCGCGCCACGGAACCCCGCGGCGCGCCAGCGACCTGCAGCGCCATTGCTGCCTGCATTACCGCTATCCCAGCACGGGCAAGCTGGAGCAATGGCCCTTGAAGACGGCGGCTGGCGCGCCTGCGCCCGAACTGCCGCTGACGCTGGTCTGCAACAGCGTGGAGACCCGCATCTTCCTGGCGCTGGGCGACCTGGGCATCGTCTGCCTGCCGGATTTCACCATCAGGCAAGAGCTGGCTTCGGGCCGGCTGGTGACCGTGATGGATGAACGCACGCGCGGCAACGCCACCATGTGGGCGCTGTGGCCGGCCAGCCGCCATCCCTCGCCCAAGCTGCGCGTGTTCGTCGACCATCTGGCGCGGCATCTGTTCGATTGA
- a CDS encoding DMT family transporter → MAWALLVLAGLLEIVWALALKRADGLTRFWPSLIGVSVAMLSLVLLGLALRHLPVGTAYAVWVGIGAFGVAAFGTWVLGEAMSPAKLLCLALIGMGVAGLRMVES, encoded by the coding sequence ATGGCTTGGGCACTCCTGGTTCTGGCAGGCCTGCTCGAAATCGTGTGGGCGCTGGCGCTCAAGCGGGCCGATGGGCTGACCCGGTTCTGGCCGAGCCTGATCGGTGTCAGTGTTGCCATGCTGAGCCTTGTGCTGCTTGGCCTGGCGCTCAGGCATCTGCCGGTCGGTACGGCGTATGCGGTCTGGGTGGGCATCGGCGCCTTCGGCGTGGCAGCCTTTGGAACATGGGTGCTCGGCGAAGCCATGTCACCGGCCAAGCTGCTTTGCCTGGCCTTGATCGGAATGGGTGTGGCGGGTCTGCGGATGGTTGAATCATGA
- a CDS encoding YybH family protein, with the protein MPGLERPEDAPIAFEAAWNNHDMQALGTLFHADATFVNRFGHYVRGVNEIVKLHAPIHQTIYRDSTLRNELIDVTAIGGEAAIIHFWSRLSAGAAHPAGRHVVDTLILAVLTRQGDGWRIKALENVTLTNPRTGEAVLRDSPPA; encoded by the coding sequence ATGCCCGGACTGGAACGCCCCGAAGACGCGCCCATCGCGTTTGAAGCCGCCTGGAACAACCACGACATGCAAGCGCTTGGAACGCTGTTCCATGCGGATGCGACGTTCGTGAATCGCTTTGGCCATTACGTGCGCGGCGTCAATGAGATCGTCAAGCTGCACGCGCCGATCCACCAGACCATCTATCGCGATTCCACGCTGCGCAACGAGTTGATCGACGTGACCGCAATCGGCGGCGAGGCGGCGATCATCCATTTCTGGAGCCGCCTGTCGGCCGGTGCCGCGCATCCCGCGGGCCGCCACGTCGTCGACACGCTGATTCTGGCCGTGCTGACGCGACAGGGCGACGGGTGGCGGATCAAGGCGCTGGAAAACGTCACCCTGACGAATCCACGCACGGGCGAAGCCGTGTTGAGGGACAGCCCGCCGGCTTGA
- a CDS encoding group III truncated hemoglobin, giving the protein MSEPDICTEAEIRDLVHTFYAKARADAALGPVFESQVHDWDEHLATLSDFWSAVLLGTRRFTGMPMPKHVAMPHLSAELFERWLALWGETLAALPNRALADAAGEMAKRMARSLWYGYQLSRDPNQPLTELRSA; this is encoded by the coding sequence TTGTCCGAACCCGACATCTGCACCGAAGCCGAGATCCGCGATCTGGTGCATACGTTCTACGCCAAGGCGCGCGCCGACGCCGCGCTCGGGCCGGTGTTCGAATCCCAGGTGCACGATTGGGACGAGCACCTGGCGACGCTGTCGGACTTCTGGTCCGCGGTGCTGCTGGGCACGCGCCGCTTCACCGGCATGCCCATGCCCAAGCACGTGGCAATGCCGCACCTGAGCGCCGAACTGTTCGAGCGCTGGCTGGCGCTGTGGGGTGAAACCCTGGCGGCGCTGCCCAACCGCGCGCTGGCCGACGCCGCCGGTGAAATGGCCAAGCGCATGGCGCGCAGCCTGTGGTACGGCTACCAGCTCAGCCGCGATCCGAACCAGCCGCTGACGGAATTGCGTTCGGCCTGA
- a CDS encoding VRR-NUC domain-containing protein, producing MLPPHRYYYLHNFQRALAWVGERYADLLDERERLFMADFAALPRASQALLTRMLMRRGPWFRASRLVYEEIPNTLDAAAPLLALGWLDADAPMTLDELFGLHTRPELDRLFAGVVGRGAARKVDLLQALRACQPDAQPYARWRAGTRAQPDPVGADAAWRVAIADLCERFRLMFFGNLHQDWSEFVLADLGVFQYEVVPFEPSSRAFQTRQDIDRYLALQACRQALDEGLDVDAQLRAVAGCASDNPWLEKRRAKVLLRLGQACERAQDWAAAERVYALCAYPGARHRRIRVYERMARFQDALALALRAEAAPESEEESQRLARMLPRLRRKLGQHAARRAAAPVARLDLELDRPAAPMPVEFAARDHLHRDDAPVHYVENTLINSLFGLLCWPAVFAPLPGAFFHPFQRGPADLDAPDFHARRQALFAACLAQLDTGEYRDTIRLRYADKRGVQSPFVFWGALDESLLQRALDHFPPAHLKLFFTRLLRDVKANRSGLPDLIRFQAQAPGYELIEIKGPGDKLQDNQIRWLAYCAEHGMPVRVCHVSWREPRP from the coding sequence ATGCTGCCCCCGCACCGCTACTACTACCTGCACAATTTCCAGCGCGCGCTCGCGTGGGTCGGCGAGCGCTATGCGGATCTGCTGGACGAACGCGAACGCCTTTTCATGGCCGATTTCGCGGCCTTGCCACGGGCGTCGCAGGCCTTGCTGACGCGCATGCTGATGCGGCGCGGGCCCTGGTTCCGCGCCAGCCGCCTGGTGTACGAGGAAATCCCGAACACCCTGGACGCCGCCGCGCCGTTGCTGGCGCTGGGCTGGCTGGACGCGGACGCGCCGATGACGCTCGATGAGCTGTTCGGCCTGCATACGCGGCCCGAACTGGATCGTCTCTTTGCGGGTGTCGTGGGCCGGGGAGCGGCGCGCAAGGTGGACCTGCTGCAAGCGCTGCGCGCCTGCCAGCCCGACGCCCAGCCCTATGCCCGCTGGCGCGCCGGGACGCGCGCGCAGCCCGACCCGGTGGGCGCCGATGCGGCCTGGCGGGTCGCCATCGCCGATCTGTGCGAACGGTTCCGGCTGATGTTCTTCGGCAACCTGCACCAGGACTGGTCGGAGTTCGTGCTGGCCGACCTGGGCGTGTTCCAGTACGAGGTGGTGCCGTTCGAACCATCATCGCGCGCGTTCCAGACGCGCCAGGACATCGACCGCTACCTGGCCTTGCAGGCGTGCCGACAGGCCTTGGACGAAGGCCTGGACGTGGACGCGCAGTTGCGCGCGGTGGCCGGCTGCGCCAGCGACAACCCCTGGCTGGAAAAGCGCCGCGCCAAGGTATTGCTGCGATTGGGACAAGCGTGCGAACGCGCGCAGGACTGGGCGGCGGCCGAGCGGGTGTATGCCTTGTGCGCCTATCCCGGCGCGCGTCATCGCCGTATCCGCGTGTACGAGCGCATGGCGCGCTTCCAGGATGCCCTGGCGCTGGCCCTGCGCGCCGAGGCCGCGCCGGAAAGCGAAGAAGAGTCCCAACGGCTGGCGCGCATGCTGCCGCGGCTGCGCCGCAAGCTGGGACAGCACGCGGCGCGGCGCGCGGCGGCGCCGGTGGCGCGGCTGGACCTCGAACTGGACCGGCCCGCGGCGCCGATGCCGGTGGAGTTCGCCGCGCGCGACCACCTGCACCGGGACGACGCGCCGGTGCACTACGTGGAAAACACGTTGATCAATTCCCTGTTCGGCCTGTTGTGCTGGCCGGCGGTGTTCGCGCCCTTGCCGGGGGCTTTTTTCCATCCCTTCCAGCGCGGGCCCGCCGACCTCGACGCGCCGGATTTCCATGCGCGGCGGCAGGCCCTGTTCGCCGCCTGCCTGGCGCAATTGGATACGGGCGAATATCGCGACACGATCCGCCTGCGCTATGCCGACAAACGGGGCGTGCAGTCCCCCTTCGTGTTCTGGGGCGCGCTCGACGAATCGCTGTTGCAGCGGGCGCTGGATCACTTTCCGCCGGCCCACCTGAAGCTGTTCTTCACGCGGCTGCTGCGCGACGTCAAGGCCAACCGCTCGGGCCTGCCGGACCTGATCCGCTTCCAGGCCCAGGCGCCGGGCTACGAACTCATCGAGATCAAGGGGCCAGGCGACAAGCTGCAGGACAACCAGATCCGCTGGCTGGCGTATTGCGCCGAGCACGGCATGCCGGTGCGGGTCTGCCACGTCAGCTGGCGGGAGCCGCGGCCATGA
- a CDS encoding helicase C-terminal domain-containing protein: MTYAVAVRALCEFTARAGDLDLRFTPAPSGLEGMAGHTAVTSRRGPGYETEVALAGQYENLLVRGRADGYDPVANQVEEIKTYRGRLDSVRDNHRAAHWAQARVYAHLLCAARGLAQVRVALVYFNVATEEETVLSESRDAAWLAAFFHEQCDRFLAWSRTELAHRQARDAALERLAFPHGDFRSGQRELAVSVYRSARDGRCLMAQAPTGIGKTLGTLFPLLKAAPGSGLDKVFFLAAKGSGRGLALAALDTLNAQPAQPALRVLDLQARDKTCEHPDKACHGESCPLAQGFYDRLPAAREAALAQGRLDAPAVRTAARAHQVCPYYLSQELIRWSDVVVGDYNYYYDATAMLYALTQAHQWKVAVLVDEAHNLVDRARRMYTGELNQLGLAAARQAAPKALKKPLDGLQRSWTAFNKKQAEAYQAYDEAPAGVLAAVQKAVAAITDYLGEAPLAQDDPVLAFYFEALHFMRLAEQFGPHALFDVTRAEGGAWSARTPPSTLCVRNVVPAPYLAARHAAAHATVLFSGTLSPQQFYRDTLGLPPEAAWIDVAAPFQAEQLAVKVVGNVSTRYRDRERSLAPIADLIADQYARRPGNYLGFLSSFDYLRQVAELMRVRHPQVPIWLQTPGMDESGRAAFLARFTESGQGVGFAVLGGAFSEGVDLPGKRLIGAFIATLGLPQVNAINENIKRAMERRYGEAQGYDYTYLYPGMQKVVQAAGRVIRTEHDVGTVHLIDDRYRRAKVRNLLPSWWRVD; encoded by the coding sequence ATGACCTACGCCGTGGCGGTGCGCGCGTTGTGCGAATTCACGGCTCGCGCGGGCGACCTGGACCTGCGTTTCACGCCGGCGCCCAGCGGCCTGGAAGGCATGGCGGGCCACACGGCGGTGACGAGCCGGCGCGGCCCCGGCTACGAGACCGAAGTGGCGCTGGCCGGCCAATACGAGAACCTGCTGGTGCGCGGACGCGCCGACGGCTATGACCCGGTGGCCAACCAGGTCGAAGAGATCAAGACCTACCGGGGGCGGCTCGACAGCGTGCGCGACAACCATCGCGCCGCGCATTGGGCCCAGGCCCGGGTCTACGCCCACCTGTTGTGCGCGGCGCGCGGCCTGGCGCAGGTCCGCGTGGCGCTGGTGTATTTCAACGTGGCGACCGAAGAAGAGACGGTGCTGTCCGAGAGCCGCGACGCGGCGTGGCTGGCGGCGTTTTTCCATGAGCAATGCGATCGCTTCCTGGCCTGGTCGCGTACCGAACTGGCCCATCGCCAGGCGCGCGACGCGGCGCTGGAACGGCTGGCGTTTCCCCATGGCGATTTCCGCAGTGGCCAGCGCGAGCTGGCGGTGTCGGTGTACCGCAGCGCGCGCGACGGCCGCTGCCTGATGGCGCAGGCGCCCACCGGTATCGGCAAGACGCTGGGCACGCTGTTTCCGTTGCTCAAGGCCGCGCCGGGCAGCGGGCTGGACAAGGTCTTCTTCCTGGCGGCCAAGGGCTCGGGGCGCGGGCTGGCGCTGGCGGCGCTGGACACCCTGAACGCCCAGCCCGCGCAACCGGCGCTGCGGGTGCTGGACCTGCAGGCGCGCGACAAGACCTGCGAGCATCCGGACAAGGCCTGCCATGGCGAATCCTGCCCGCTGGCGCAGGGCTTCTACGATCGCCTGCCGGCGGCGCGCGAGGCGGCGCTGGCGCAGGGGCGGCTGGACGCGCCGGCGGTGCGCACCGCCGCCCGCGCCCATCAGGTATGCCCGTACTACCTGTCGCAGGAACTGATCCGCTGGAGCGACGTGGTGGTGGGCGACTACAACTACTACTACGACGCCACCGCCATGCTGTACGCCTTGACGCAGGCCCACCAATGGAAGGTGGCGGTGCTGGTGGACGAGGCCCACAACCTGGTCGATCGCGCGCGCCGCATGTACACCGGGGAATTGAACCAGTTGGGACTGGCGGCGGCGCGGCAGGCCGCGCCCAAGGCGCTGAAAAAGCCGCTGGACGGGCTGCAGCGCTCCTGGACGGCGTTCAACAAGAAGCAGGCCGAGGCCTACCAGGCCTACGACGAGGCGCCGGCCGGCGTGCTGGCGGCGGTGCAGAAGGCGGTGGCGGCCATCACCGACTACCTCGGCGAGGCGCCGCTGGCCCAGGACGACCCGGTGCTGGCCTTTTACTTCGAGGCCTTGCATTTCATGCGCCTGGCCGAGCAGTTCGGGCCGCACGCGTTGTTCGACGTGACGCGGGCCGAAGGCGGCGCATGGAGCGCCAGGACGCCGCCGTCGACGCTGTGCGTGCGCAACGTGGTGCCCGCGCCGTACCTGGCCGCGCGGCATGCGGCGGCGCATGCCACGGTGCTGTTTTCGGGCACCCTGAGCCCACAGCAGTTCTACCGCGACACGCTGGGCCTGCCGCCCGAGGCGGCCTGGATCGACGTGGCCGCGCCGTTCCAGGCCGAGCAGCTGGCGGTGAAGGTGGTGGGCAACGTATCCACCCGATATCGCGACCGCGAGCGTTCGCTGGCGCCGATCGCGGACCTGATCGCGGACCAGTATGCGCGTCGGCCCGGCAACTACCTGGGGTTCCTGAGCAGCTTCGACTACCTGCGGCAGGTGGCCGAGCTGATGCGGGTACGCCATCCGCAAGTGCCGATCTGGCTGCAGACGCCGGGCATGGACGAAAGCGGCCGCGCCGCCTTCCTGGCGCGATTCACCGAAAGCGGGCAGGGCGTGGGGTTCGCGGTGCTGGGCGGCGCCTTCTCCGAGGGCGTGGACCTGCCGGGCAAGCGCCTGATCGGCGCTTTCATCGCCACCCTCGGGCTGCCCCAGGTGAATGCCATCAACGAGAACATCAAGCGCGCCATGGAGCGCCGCTACGGCGAGGCGCAGGGCTACGACTACACCTATCTCTATCCGGGCATGCAGAAGGTGGTGCAGGCGGCCGGGCGCGTGATCCGCACCGAGCACGACGTGGGCACGGTGCACCTGATCGACGACCGCTATCGCCGCGCCAAGGTGCGCAACCTGCTGCCCAGCTGGTGGCGGGTGGACTGA
- a CDS encoding GNAT family N-acetyltransferase: MSDHPVTLRQATARDADAIAAMHAASWAATYRGLLPDGFLDAGLADDRMVHWQDRMRESNLDARAVFIAEQDGEPIGFVCVQQEHDHPGEVLLDNLHVLPPYQGTGAGKLMVARAEAWARARGAARLYLYALEGNTRAIAFYERQGWQYTGSEIDRIGGIEARARRYVRPL, encoded by the coding sequence ATGTCCGACCACCCCGTCACCCTGCGCCAGGCAACCGCCCGGGACGCCGACGCCATCGCCGCCATGCATGCGGCCAGTTGGGCCGCCACCTACCGCGGCCTGCTGCCCGACGGATTCCTGGACGCCGGACTGGCCGACGACCGCATGGTGCACTGGCAGGACAGGATGCGGGAATCCAACCTCGACGCCCGGGCCGTATTCATCGCCGAACAGGACGGGGAGCCGATCGGCTTCGTCTGCGTGCAGCAGGAACACGACCATCCCGGCGAAGTCCTGCTCGACAATCTGCACGTCCTGCCGCCCTACCAGGGCACCGGCGCCGGCAAGCTGATGGTGGCGCGCGCCGAGGCCTGGGCCCGCGCCCGTGGCGCCGCGCGCCTGTACCTTTACGCGCTGGAAGGCAATACCCGCGCCATCGCCTTCTATGAACGCCAGGGCTGGCAATACACCGGCAGCGAGATCGACCGCATCGGCGGCATCGAGGCGCGGGCGCGGCGCTATGTCCGGCCGCTCTAG
- a CDS encoding TetR/AcrR family transcriptional regulator: MNAGDRKKSAKSAPAPRIGRPRAFDRDNALLAAMRTFWTQGYEGTSIQDLVAAMGVNKPSLYATFGCKEEIFREAVELYDRLEGRATSHSLANAPTAREAVETMLRANARAYVVQDGPRGCMIVLSSLLGAPENESVRAFLASNRLHGETLLRERLAQGIAQGDLTATADIAQLAAFYTTVLEGLSIQARDGAGVDKLNQIIDAAMLAWPAG, from the coding sequence ATGAATGCTGGCGACAGGAAAAAATCGGCGAAATCGGCTCCCGCGCCAAGGATCGGGCGCCCCCGGGCCTTCGACAGGGACAACGCCCTGCTCGCGGCCATGCGGACCTTCTGGACGCAAGGCTATGAAGGCACCTCGATCCAGGACCTGGTCGCCGCCATGGGGGTCAACAAACCCAGTCTCTATGCAACCTTCGGCTGCAAGGAAGAGATTTTCCGGGAAGCGGTCGAACTCTACGACCGCCTCGAGGGCCGCGCCACCTCGCACAGCCTGGCCAACGCCCCTACCGCGCGCGAGGCGGTCGAAACCATGCTGCGGGCGAACGCCCGGGCCTACGTCGTCCAGGACGGTCCGCGCGGTTGCATGATCGTGCTGTCATCGCTGCTGGGCGCTCCCGAGAACGAAAGCGTGCGCGCGTTTCTGGCAAGCAACCGATTGCATGGCGAAACGCTGCTGCGCGAGCGCCTTGCCCAAGGCATCGCGCAGGGCGACCTGACCGCCACGGCGGACATCGCGCAGCTTGCCGCCTTCTACACCACCGTTCTCGAAGGGCTGTCGATCCAGGCGCGCGACGGCGCCGGCGTGGACAAGCTCAACCAGATCATCGATGCCGCGATGCTCGCCTGGCCTGCCGGCTAG
- a CDS encoding MFS transporter, with product MTRLPPSRMTNRWLQLLAACLTAVLIPLCFTGPAVVLPAISHALGGTPVQLNWILNGYILAYGSVIMVSGSLTDLYGPRRVWLGGLAWFCAFTFPIAWAPSAAWIDFLRLMQGVGGAAAFAAAMSSLAPLFHGAARARAFSLLGTTFGIGLSFGPLVSGWLVQTAGWRWVFHGTGLVGLLGLALVAASVRATAGAASGRFDWRGALSFTGALGLFTYGMLLAPENGWRDAAVAGSLLASALLAIAFIATEMRASHPMLDLSLFRSARFVGVQALAASPAFLFIALIAILPGRFIGIDGHSALRAGQLMMGLATPLLVVPFLAALLTRRFSPAILSSIGLALAAAGLAWLARDLGGDAGRLWLPMSLIGIGIGLPWGLMDAMAVSVAPPERVGMATGIFNTVRVSADGVAIAVISALLATLIHARVAIDQPDAGAQLLLQAANRAALGQLDVAGALLPGAGGLLHQAYDVAFGQVLYALSGFALLLAVLVYALLARPEAAPMAPARPQPH from the coding sequence ATGACTCGCCTGCCTCCTTCCCGCATGACCAACCGCTGGCTGCAATTGCTGGCCGCCTGCCTCACCGCGGTGCTCATTCCCCTGTGCTTCACCGGCCCCGCCGTGGTGCTGCCCGCCATCAGCCATGCGCTCGGCGGCACGCCGGTGCAATTGAACTGGATCCTCAACGGCTACATCCTGGCCTATGGCAGCGTCATCATGGTGTCCGGCAGCCTGACCGACCTGTACGGGCCGCGCCGCGTCTGGCTGGGCGGATTGGCGTGGTTCTGCGCCTTCACCTTTCCGATCGCCTGGGCGCCTTCGGCCGCCTGGATCGATTTCCTGCGGCTGATGCAGGGCGTGGGCGGCGCGGCGGCCTTCGCCGCCGCCATGTCGTCGCTGGCGCCGCTGTTCCACGGCGCGGCCCGGGCCCGCGCCTTCAGCCTGCTGGGCACCACCTTCGGCATCGGCCTGTCGTTCGGGCCCCTGGTGTCGGGCTGGCTGGTGCAGACGGCCGGCTGGCGCTGGGTCTTCCACGGCACCGGCCTGGTCGGCCTGCTCGGGCTGGCGCTGGTGGCCGCCAGCGTGCGCGCCACGGCCGGCGCGGCCAGCGGACGTTTCGACTGGCGCGGCGCGCTCAGCTTCACCGGCGCGCTGGGGTTGTTCACCTACGGCATGCTGCTGGCGCCCGAGAACGGCTGGCGCGACGCCGCCGTGGCCGGCTCGCTGCTGGCCAGCGCGCTGCTGGCCATCGCTTTCATCGCCACCGAGATGCGCGCATCGCATCCGATGCTGGACCTGTCGCTGTTTCGCAGCGCGCGCTTTGTCGGCGTGCAGGCCCTGGCCGCCTCGCCGGCGTTTCTGTTCATCGCCCTGATCGCCATCCTGCCCGGCCGCTTCATCGGCATCGACGGCCACAGCGCGTTGCGCGCCGGCCAGCTGATGATGGGCCTGGCCACGCCGCTGCTGGTGGTGCCGTTCCTGGCCGCGCTGCTGACGCGCCGCTTCAGCCCCGCCATCTTGTCCAGCATCGGCCTGGCGCTGGCCGCCGCCGGCCTGGCCTGGCTGGCCCGCGACCTGGGCGGCGACGCCGGCCGGCTATGGCTGCCGATGAGCCTGATCGGCATCGGCATCGGCCTGCCCTGGGGGTTGATGGACGCGATGGCGGTCAGCGTGGCGCCGCCCGAGCGCGTCGGCATGGCGACCGGCATCTTCAACACCGTGCGGGTATCGGCGGACGGCGTGGCCATCGCGGTCATCAGCGCCTTGCTGGCCACGCTGATCCATGCCCGCGTCGCCATCGACCAGCCGGACGCGGGCGCCCAGCTGCTGTTGCAGGCCGCCAACCGCGCGGCGCTGGGCCAGCTGGACGTCGCCGGCGCGTTGCTGCCCGGCGCGGGCGGACTGCTGCACCAGGCCTACGACGTGGCTTTCGGGCAGGTGCTGTACGCCCTGTCCGGATTCGCGCTGTTGCTGGCCGTGCTGGTCTACGCCTTGCTTGCCCGGCCCGAGGCGGCGCCCATGGCGCCGGCGCGGCCCCAGCCGCATTGA
- a CDS encoding SDR family oxidoreductase has protein sequence MEFNGKAALVTGGTRGIGAAIVRGLAQRGAAVAFTYASSDSAANELARELGASGARVLGIKADSRDPAAVRAAVDHTARELGRLDILVNSAGVFPSGPIEDATLQEIDDTLAIHARAVFVASQAALAHMGSGGRIISIGSCFAQRVPYGGVTLYAMSKSALIGFTKGLAREVGERGITVNIVDPGSTDTDMNPADGPAASAELALMAVKRYARPAEIAAAVAYLASAESQFITGSSLAIDGGFTA, from the coding sequence ATGGAATTCAACGGCAAGGCCGCCCTCGTCACCGGCGGCACGCGCGGCATCGGCGCGGCCATCGTCCGCGGCCTGGCGCAACGGGGCGCCGCGGTGGCCTTCACCTACGCCAGCTCGGACAGCGCCGCCAACGAACTGGCGCGTGAACTTGGCGCGAGCGGCGCGCGGGTCCTGGGCATCAAGGCGGACAGCCGCGATCCGGCCGCGGTCCGGGCGGCGGTGGACCATACCGCCCGGGAACTGGGCCGGCTGGACATTCTCGTCAACAGCGCCGGCGTGTTCCCTTCAGGCCCGATCGAGGACGCCACGCTGCAAGAGATCGACGACACCTTGGCGATCCACGCGCGCGCGGTCTTCGTGGCTTCGCAGGCGGCGCTGGCGCATATGGGTTCCGGCGGACGCATCATCTCCATCGGCTCGTGCTTCGCGCAGCGCGTGCCCTACGGCGGCGTGACGCTGTACGCGATGAGCAAATCCGCGCTGATCGGCTTCACCAAGGGACTCGCGCGCGAGGTGGGCGAGCGCGGCATCACGGTGAACATCGTCGATCCGGGCTCGACCGATACCGATATGAACCCGGCCGACGGGCCGGCGGCGTCCGCCGAACTGGCGCTCATGGCGGTCAAGCGCTATGCCCGGCCGGCGGAGATCGCGGCCGCGGTCGCCTATCTTGCGTCGGCCGAGAGCCAGTTCATCACCGGATCATCGCTCGCCATCGACGGCGGCTTCACGGCATAG
- a CDS encoding AAA family ATPase: protein MQSNPSSLSPSSTPMLHFLCGKIGAGKSTLAARLASRPDTLLISEDAWLAALYPGEILSVADYGRCAGRLRDAMGGHIAAVVAAGLSVVLDFPANTRASRAWLRQVAQAAGCRHQLHFLDLPDEVCKARLRARNASGTHPFSTSEAQYDAITAYFVAPQDDEGFHIVRHGQE, encoded by the coding sequence ATGCAATCGAACCCGTCTTCCCTGTCCCCTTCCTCCACGCCGATGCTGCATTTTCTGTGCGGCAAGATCGGCGCCGGCAAATCCACCCTGGCGGCCCGCCTGGCGTCGCGGCCGGACACCCTGCTGATCAGCGAGGACGCGTGGTTGGCGGCCCTGTATCCGGGCGAAATCCTCAGCGTGGCCGACTATGGCCGCTGCGCTGGCCGCCTGCGCGACGCGATGGGCGGGCATATCGCCGCCGTGGTCGCGGCGGGGCTGTCGGTGGTGCTGGATTTCCCGGCCAATACGCGCGCAAGCCGCGCATGGCTGCGGCAGGTCGCGCAGGCCGCGGGCTGTCGCCATCAACTGCATTTTCTCGACCTGCCCGATGAGGTCTGCAAGGCACGGCTGCGCGCGCGCAACGCGTCGGGCACGCATCCGTTCTCCACCAGCGAAGCCCAGTACGACGCCATCACCGCGTATTTCGTGGCGCCGCAGGACGACGAGGGCTTCCATATCGTGCGCCACGGACAGGAATAA